In the genome of Coraliomargarita algicola, one region contains:
- a CDS encoding type II toxin-antitoxin system RelB/DinJ family antitoxin, which translates to MKTAAGHSRIDPETKQKAETILNRLGMSPTEAIRMFYTQITLRNGLPFSVEIPNEETERALQDSRSGHNLERFESADDLIDSWK; encoded by the coding sequence ATGAAAACAGCAGCAGGACACAGCCGAATCGATCCAGAAACGAAACAAAAAGCGGAAACCATTCTCAACCGCCTAGGAATGAGTCCCACGGAGGCAATTCGTATGTTCTACACGCAGATCACCTTACGGAACGGTCTTCCCTTCTCGGTAGAAATCCCGAATGAAGAAACTGAAAGAGCACTGCAAGATTCGCGTTCAGGTCACAATCTAGAGCGTTTCGAAAGTGCGGATGACCTGATAGACAGCTGGAAGTAA
- a CDS encoding haloacid dehalogenase type II, protein MKFTRPFKQALAVLLLLVAALPVVAHGQSAPARPKVIFFDVNETLLDLESMRASVGQALNGQNELLPLWFSTMLHYSLVDTATQRYHNFGDIGVAALMMVAHNNGIELTEAAAREAIVTPLRSLPPHPDVKAGLQALKDQGFRLISFTNSSNKGVQTQFENAGLMEFFEARYSIEDIQIYKPALASYEWALKQAGVEADEAMMVAAHGWDIAGVKAAGMTGVFVTRPGKSTYPLAIPADKEVGSITELAAWLESL, encoded by the coding sequence ATGAAATTTACACGACCATTCAAACAGGCACTCGCCGTCCTTCTTCTCCTTGTCGCAGCTTTGCCAGTTGTGGCGCATGGCCAATCCGCGCCTGCTCGCCCTAAGGTGATTTTCTTCGACGTTAATGAAACTCTGCTGGATTTGGAATCCATGCGGGCATCGGTGGGGCAAGCGCTCAATGGGCAGAACGAGCTTTTGCCGCTTTGGTTCTCGACTATGCTGCATTACTCGCTGGTGGATACAGCTACGCAGCGGTATCATAATTTTGGAGACATCGGTGTCGCTGCTCTCATGATGGTGGCTCACAATAATGGTATCGAATTGACTGAAGCTGCGGCTCGCGAGGCGATCGTGACACCGCTTCGTAGTCTGCCACCTCATCCTGATGTAAAGGCAGGGCTGCAAGCACTCAAAGACCAGGGTTTTCGTCTTATCAGCTTCACCAACTCCTCGAACAAGGGCGTGCAAACTCAGTTTGAAAACGCAGGCTTGATGGAGTTTTTTGAAGCACGCTACAGCATCGAAGATATTCAAATCTACAAGCCAGCACTTGCGTCTTATGAGTGGGCGCTGAAGCAGGCCGGAGTCGAAGCGGACGAGGCCATGATGGTGGCTGCACACGGTTGGGACATTGCGGGCGTTAAAGCCGCTGGCATGACTGGTGTGTTTGTGACCCGTCCGGGAAAGAGCACGTACCCGCTCGCGATACCGGCTGACAAAGAAGTGGGCAGCATTACCGAGCTGGCTGCATGGCTTGAAAGCTTGTAG
- a CDS encoding Txe/YoeB family addiction module toxin, translating into MSYRIVYAKQAQKDAKKISRSHLKEKALELIDILQEDPFRKPPEYEALVGDLLGVYSRRINIQHRLVYQVYEEEEVVKILRMGTHYGD; encoded by the coding sequence GTGAGTTATCGGATCGTATACGCGAAGCAGGCGCAAAAAGATGCCAAGAAAATTTCTCGGAGTCATCTAAAAGAGAAAGCACTGGAACTGATCGATATATTACAGGAAGACCCATTCAGGAAGCCTCCGGAATACGAGGCACTGGTTGGTGACTTATTAGGTGTTTATTCCAGACGAATTAATATTCAACACAGATTGGTCTATCAGGTTTACGAAGAAGAAGAGGTCGTAAAGATCCTACGGATGGGGACACACTATGGCGATTGA
- a CDS encoding addiction module protein — protein sequence MTKEEKLLTVRNLWEDMRSDISTSSESPEIIDLLDQRSARIESGEAELLEWDKVKGSIGRHLEETKTLSVDSEQ from the coding sequence ATGACAAAAGAAGAGAAGTTACTCACAGTGAGAAACTTATGGGAAGACATGCGCAGCGACATTAGCACAAGCTCCGAATCTCCTGAGATCATTGACTTGCTGGACCAGCGCTCAGCTCGCATTGAATCGGGCGAGGCAGAGCTTCTGGAGTGGGATAAAGTCAAGGGAAGCATTGGTCGCCATTTGGAAGAAACAAAGACCCTATCAGTCGATAGTGAGCAATAG
- a CDS encoding transposase encodes MCAALSFVLIIGSPDRFATARDVGPFLGLVPGRDQSGDVDKPMRITKAGNRMMRRLLVSFKPNHGDTMKARTS; translated from the coding sequence ATGTGCGCGGCTCTCTCCTTTGTATTAATTATCGGCTCGCCAGACCGCTTTGCGACAGCACGAGATGTCGGCCCGTTTCTTGGACTCGTGCCCGGGCGTGATCAATCCGGCGACGTCGATAAACCCATGCGCATCACCAAAGCTGGCAACCGCATGATGCGACGCTTACTCGTCAGCTTCAAGCCAAACCATGGCGATACAATGAAAGCGAGAACCAGTTAG
- a CDS encoding nucleotide-binding protein: protein MTTPRPKVFIGSSSEGKAIAEAIQVNLDYDAEVTIWSQGVFGLSRGTLESLVSAVEEFDFAILVLTPDDLVTSRDETQNAPRDNVLFELGLFMGSLGRDRCFITYDRRADIKLPSDLAGITAADFQPHSTGNLQAAVGSATTRIKAVMSELGPLDSNASLSIDSDVTFQLLADLLDRAIHQFLILAEENEIALTRAGVFGFGPRYEYSIGEPGRQSRGNGYFSVSDTCHKLADSGLLQVDLRDRVTLTERGKAFAEWLRESGYKASYFWSDHGGWGERPDGMNGNHPSEAPRNPLLPQND, encoded by the coding sequence ATGACTACACCACGTCCAAAAGTATTCATCGGTTCATCAAGCGAAGGCAAAGCAATCGCCGAAGCAATACAAGTAAACCTTGATTACGATGCCGAGGTTACAATATGGAGCCAAGGTGTCTTCGGACTAAGTCGAGGAACTCTGGAGTCGCTTGTTTCAGCAGTAGAGGAATTCGACTTCGCGATTCTTGTTCTCACTCCTGATGATTTAGTTACTTCGAGGGATGAGACGCAGAATGCACCACGAGATAATGTATTGTTTGAGTTAGGCCTATTCATGGGAAGTCTGGGCCGTGATAGGTGCTTTATAACTTATGACAGAAGAGCAGACATTAAGCTTCCCTCTGACCTTGCTGGAATAACAGCTGCGGATTTTCAGCCACATAGCACAGGGAATTTGCAGGCAGCAGTTGGCAGTGCTACGACGCGAATAAAAGCTGTTATGTCCGAGTTGGGGCCTTTGGACTCAAATGCGAGCCTATCTATAGATAGCGACGTGACATTTCAGCTACTCGCAGACTTATTAGATCGAGCAATTCATCAGTTTCTAATATTAGCCGAAGAGAACGAAATTGCTTTAACCAGAGCTGGAGTATTTGGGTTTGGTCCTAGATATGAATACAGTATTGGTGAACCTGGTAGGCAAAGTAGAGGGAATGGTTATTTTAGTGTTTCGGACACGTGCCACAAGTTAGCAGACTCCGGATTGCTCCAAGTTGATTTAAGAGATCGAGTTACTCTAACCGAGCGTGGCAAGGCATTTGCCGAATGGCTAAGAGAAAGTGGTTACAAGGCGAGCTACTTTTGGAGTGATCATGGAGGATGGGGAGAACGCCCAGATGGCATGAACGGAAACCATCCTTCAGAGGCACCAAGAAACCCGCTACTACCCCAAAACGATTAA
- a CDS encoding type II toxin-antitoxin system YafQ family toxin, which translates to MKPVIQTSQFKKDIKRLKKRGENLEKLGDVVRLLAADEPLEENYRDHALIGNWFGSRDCHIEPDWILIYRNEPESLFLERSGSHSDLFKN; encoded by the coding sequence ATGAAGCCAGTCATTCAAACCAGCCAATTTAAGAAGGATATCAAACGTCTAAAGAAAAGGGGAGAGAATCTCGAAAAGCTGGGGGATGTCGTTCGGCTACTGGCGGCAGATGAGCCCCTCGAAGAAAACTATCGAGATCATGCTTTGATTGGTAATTGGTTCGGTTCAAGAGATTGTCACATTGAACCTGACTGGATTTTAATATATCGAAATGAGCCAGAATCTTTATTCTTGGAGCGGTCTGGAAGCCACAGTGATCTCTTCAAAAACTAG
- a CDS encoding alpha-amylase family glycosyl hydrolase → MIASTSWLKDAVIYQIYPQSFQDSNQDGVGDFQGIIQRLDYIRDLGINTIWLNPCFDSPFGDAGYDVRDFYKIAPRYGKESDFVALLAAAHARGIRVILDLVAGHTSMDNPWFVEEASHPQSPEANRYIWKNRAFDPQQGPVKDDFVSNFFWYQPALNFGYSEPSEPWQDPIDAPGPMKNRAELRKILAYWFDLGCDGFRVDMAGSLVKPENTPASIEATKGIWQEIRAWMDVDYPDRVLMSEWSYPSRAIAAGFHLDFMLHFNAPGYSSLFFNGNGTLPPPAGQTHCYFDAAGKGSLEVFRQSYMEQRAATAGKGLITLPVGCHDFQRLRCAPRGWEELRCAWVFFMTQAGPPTIYYGEEIGMRYVEGVAAKEGSTLDGIVAINAGTSGLGERAGTRTPMQWDASKNAGFSSAEAEALYLPIDEDANRPTVAAQEADQESLLHFVRKLIRIRRAHPCLGTDSSFTILNPRETPYPLVILRASEQARCIVVMNPSSESQSIELAIDGQVEAVLLNQGCDWTQEQAGVSLTVSKFGYGIFNLNTFPG, encoded by the coding sequence ATGATCGCTTCGACCTCATGGCTTAAAGACGCCGTTATCTATCAAATTTATCCGCAGTCCTTTCAGGATAGTAATCAGGACGGGGTCGGGGATTTTCAGGGGATTATTCAGCGATTGGATTACATTCGTGATTTGGGAATCAATACCATTTGGTTGAATCCCTGTTTCGACTCCCCCTTCGGGGATGCTGGCTATGACGTGCGTGACTTTTACAAGATTGCGCCGCGCTATGGAAAGGAATCGGATTTCGTAGCGCTGCTTGCGGCGGCGCATGCGCGCGGGATACGGGTGATCCTGGATCTGGTGGCAGGACACACTTCGATGGACAACCCATGGTTTGTTGAAGAAGCGAGCCATCCCCAGAGCCCCGAGGCGAACCGATACATTTGGAAAAACCGCGCATTTGATCCACAGCAGGGGCCTGTCAAAGACGACTTTGTGTCCAATTTCTTTTGGTATCAGCCCGCATTGAACTTCGGTTATTCTGAGCCGAGCGAGCCTTGGCAGGACCCCATCGACGCGCCGGGGCCGATGAAGAACCGTGCAGAATTGCGAAAAATTTTAGCTTATTGGTTTGATTTGGGGTGTGATGGCTTCCGCGTGGATATGGCGGGCTCGTTAGTCAAGCCAGAGAATACTCCCGCTTCGATCGAAGCGACCAAGGGCATTTGGCAGGAAATTCGCGCATGGATGGATGTGGATTATCCCGATCGCGTGTTGATGTCTGAGTGGAGTTATCCGAGTCGTGCCATCGCGGCAGGTTTTCATTTAGACTTCATGTTGCATTTTAATGCACCCGGCTATTCGTCGCTCTTTTTCAATGGCAACGGAACCCTGCCACCGCCCGCCGGGCAAACGCACTGTTACTTCGATGCAGCCGGTAAGGGGAGTCTTGAGGTCTTTCGTCAATCCTACATGGAGCAGCGGGCGGCCACCGCAGGGAAGGGCTTGATCACTTTACCTGTAGGCTGTCATGACTTTCAGCGTTTGCGCTGCGCGCCACGAGGCTGGGAGGAACTTCGTTGTGCCTGGGTGTTCTTTATGACGCAAGCCGGCCCGCCCACCATTTATTACGGCGAAGAGATTGGTATGCGTTACGTCGAGGGCGTGGCGGCGAAGGAGGGCTCGACGCTCGATGGGATCGTTGCGATCAATGCTGGCACCTCGGGACTAGGTGAACGAGCTGGCACGCGCACACCGATGCAGTGGGATGCGTCAAAGAACGCCGGCTTTTCCAGTGCCGAGGCGGAGGCGCTCTACCTACCGATCGACGAAGATGCAAATCGCCCGACCGTGGCGGCGCAAGAGGCCGACCAGGAATCATTACTCCATTTTGTTCGAAAACTAATTCGAATTCGCCGCGCGCACCCGTGCTTAGGCACGGATAGCAGCTTCACGATCCTCAATCCCAGGGAGACTCCGTATCCACTGGTTATTTTGCGAGCGTCGGAGCAGGCGCGTTGTATTGTTGTTATGAATCCCTCTTCCGAGTCTCAGTCCATCGAGCTCGCGATAGATGGGCAAGTCGAGGCAGTTCTCTTGAATCAAGGCTGCGACTGGACTCAGGAGCAGGCGGGCGTTTCGTTGACTGTATCTAAGTTTGGATATGGTATTTTCAATTTGAATACATTCCCCGGTTGA
- a CDS encoding type II toxin-antitoxin system Phd/YefM family antitoxin, with product MTTITATSARNKLYSLIDEANSSHIPIQITGKRGNAVLVSEDDWRAISETLHLSAIPGMVDSIKKGMKEEIEDCSETVEW from the coding sequence ATGACCACAATTACTGCCACCAGCGCTCGGAATAAGCTCTACAGTCTGATCGACGAGGCGAATAGTTCACACATTCCCATTCAGATCACAGGCAAGCGGGGCAATGCGGTGCTTGTTTCAGAGGATGATTGGAGGGCTATTTCTGAGACGCTTCATCTGAGCGCGATTCCCGGTATGGTCGATTCGATCAAAAAAGGAATGAAGGAAGAAATCGAGGACTGCAGCGAGACGGTTGAGTGGTGA
- a CDS encoding phosphoenolpyruvate carboxylase — protein MTQKSTTPAPTAAKATTQNRGFEKIDADVNYLMGELQQVMKESGYADMTDYLPWTGSKLAQQEQFTSRMVQAYSIAFQLLSMVEENTANQIRRIHEQEGDLHQWRGLWGSHLKELKEQGLSEEQIADALHEVHVEPVLTAHPTEPKRITVLELHRELYLKLVMRENSMWTPSEIEDIRRSIRTILDRLWRTGEIYLTKPSIEMERQGIEHYLTSIFPTAIQTLDRNLIHAWESLGFDPASLEKRRPHINFGCWVGGDRDGHPFVTPEVTEESLLSYRIKALKLHKKALIELRAKLSLSSSLQSPPEELLDGIAKQWEILGNRAAAMCARNENEPWRQFVSLMIARIPVTEGVDSEVDHLSTDHFISYKRSSELNEDLELLRRSLLRVNARSIVEEDIDPAINQLRTFGFHLASLDIRQNSEVHERAVSQVLECLNFPETDYDQWDEAKRVDFLKSQLSRTDRRLRHNAKLGEDAQKAIGALTVVARHVKRYGTPALGALIVSMTRTVSDLMAVYFLAREAGLLQQDADANIICPLPVVPLLETVQDLENGPEILDAFLQLPITRHSQRWISDNRQRKDLVQQVMIGYSDSNKDKGILASQWALHKGQEKIVAMGQQHGFRIRFFHGRGGTISRGAGPTDRFLEALPEAALSYDLRTTEQGEVIAQKFANLRTATYNLELLAAGTLLFSQPHKQTKYDEDTAATLQSLSDYSAETYQALLHGKDFMSFYRQATPIDVLEVSRIGSRPSRRTGAHSLDDLRAIPWVFSWSLSRYFLPGWYGVGSALDKLCESDADAYQQLKDGIHSNAFLRYVFTNVEASLISVDHKVMTAFSELVEDDALRNRFIDPINHDMQLAHKHLQHLFVAPIEERRPNLVNTTQRRNKALEGLHFYQIELIKQWRANGSDKADESMLNRLLLTVNAIASGLKMTG, from the coding sequence TTGACTCAAAAAAGCACCACACCGGCCCCCACAGCGGCCAAGGCCACCACTCAGAACCGCGGATTTGAAAAAATAGACGCCGACGTCAACTACCTGATGGGCGAACTCCAACAGGTAATGAAGGAATCCGGCTACGCCGACATGACGGACTATCTGCCCTGGACCGGCAGCAAGCTCGCCCAACAAGAGCAATTTACCAGTCGCATGGTGCAGGCCTACTCGATCGCCTTCCAGCTCCTCAGCATGGTGGAGGAAAATACCGCCAACCAAATTCGCCGTATCCACGAACAGGAGGGGGATTTACACCAATGGCGCGGTCTGTGGGGCAGCCACCTCAAAGAACTGAAGGAACAAGGCCTCTCCGAAGAGCAGATCGCCGATGCGCTGCATGAGGTACACGTGGAGCCTGTGCTGACCGCACACCCCACCGAACCGAAGCGGATCACCGTGCTGGAACTGCACCGCGAGCTCTACTTGAAACTTGTGATGCGCGAAAACTCCATGTGGACGCCTAGCGAGATCGAAGACATCCGCCGCAGCATCCGCACCATCCTCGATCGTCTGTGGCGGACGGGAGAAATCTATCTGACCAAGCCCAGCATCGAAATGGAGCGCCAGGGCATCGAACACTACCTGACCTCCATCTTTCCGACTGCCATCCAGACGCTGGACCGCAACCTGATCCACGCCTGGGAAAGCCTCGGCTTCGACCCGGCATCATTGGAAAAACGCCGCCCCCACATCAACTTCGGCTGCTGGGTCGGAGGCGACCGCGATGGTCACCCCTTCGTGACACCGGAAGTAACAGAAGAGTCGCTGCTCTCCTATCGCATCAAGGCACTGAAGCTTCACAAAAAGGCATTGATTGAGCTCCGCGCCAAGCTGAGCCTGTCCTCCAGCCTACAATCACCGCCGGAAGAGTTGTTGGATGGCATCGCCAAGCAATGGGAAATACTCGGCAACCGTGCGGCGGCCATGTGCGCGCGCAACGAAAATGAGCCTTGGCGCCAATTCGTCAGCCTGATGATCGCCCGCATTCCGGTCACCGAAGGTGTCGACTCCGAGGTCGACCACCTGTCAACGGATCACTTTATTAGCTACAAACGCTCCAGCGAATTAAACGAAGATCTGGAGTTGCTACGTCGCAGCCTGCTACGCGTAAATGCCCGTTCCATCGTCGAGGAAGATATCGATCCTGCCATCAATCAGCTGCGCACCTTCGGTTTCCATCTCGCCAGCTTGGATATCCGTCAAAACAGCGAAGTGCACGAGCGCGCCGTCAGCCAAGTGCTGGAATGCCTGAACTTCCCGGAAACCGACTATGACCAATGGGATGAGGCCAAGCGCGTCGACTTCCTAAAATCACAATTAAGCCGTACCGATCGCCGTCTACGCCACAATGCCAAGCTGGGCGAAGACGCACAAAAAGCAATCGGCGCACTCACCGTAGTGGCCCGCCACGTAAAGCGCTACGGCACTCCCGCATTGGGCGCGCTGATTGTGAGCATGACCCGCACGGTCTCCGACCTCATGGCGGTGTATTTCCTCGCCCGCGAAGCAGGACTGCTACAGCAGGATGCCGATGCCAATATCATCTGCCCGCTACCAGTCGTCCCACTCTTGGAAACCGTGCAGGATCTGGAAAACGGCCCCGAAATTCTGGATGCCTTTTTACAGCTACCCATCACCCGCCACTCCCAGCGCTGGATTTCGGACAACCGCCAACGCAAGGATCTGGTCCAGCAAGTGATGATCGGCTACAGCGACAGTAACAAGGACAAGGGCATCCTCGCCAGCCAGTGGGCCCTGCACAAAGGACAGGAAAAGATCGTCGCGATGGGCCAGCAGCACGGCTTCCGCATCCGCTTCTTCCACGGTCGCGGGGGCACCATCAGCCGCGGCGCGGGGCCAACGGACCGCTTCCTCGAAGCCCTGCCCGAAGCCGCCCTCTCCTACGACCTGCGCACCACAGAACAGGGCGAAGTCATCGCCCAGAAGTTTGCCAATCTGCGCACCGCCACTTACAATCTGGAGCTGCTGGCAGCAGGTACCCTGCTCTTTTCCCAGCCACACAAACAGACCAAGTACGACGAGGACACCGCCGCCACGCTACAAAGCCTCTCCGACTACAGCGCCGAAACCTATCAAGCGCTGCTGCATGGCAAGGACTTCATGAGCTTCTACCGCCAGGCCACTCCGATCGACGTGCTCGAAGTTAGCCGGATCGGCTCGCGCCCTTCGCGCCGCACAGGCGCGCACTCGCTGGATGACCTGCGCGCCATCCCCTGGGTCTTCAGCTGGTCGCTCAGCCGCTACTTCCTGCCCGGCTGGTATGGCGTGGGCAGCGCCCTGGACAAACTCTGCGAAAGCGATGCCGATGCCTACCAACAACTCAAGGACGGCATCCACAGTAATGCCTTCCTGCGCTACGTATTCACCAATGTCGAAGCCAGCCTGATCAGCGTCGACCACAAGGTGATGACCGCCTTCTCCGAGCTGGTCGAGGACGATGCACTACGCAACCGCTTCATCGATCCCATCAACCACGACATGCAGCTGGCGCACAAACACCTGCAACATCTCTTCGTGGCACCGATCGAGGAGCGCCGTCCCAACCTGGTCAACACCACTCAGCGTCGCAACAAAGCGCTCGAAGGGCTCCACTTCTACCAGATCGAGCTGATCAAGCAATGGCGCGCCAACGGCAGTGATAAAGCCGACGAAAGCATGCTCAATCGCCTACTGCTGACAGTCAACGCCATTGCCAGTGGCCTGAAGATGACAGGCTGA
- a CDS encoding IS110 family transposase, translating into MNTAKNTHTIGIDLGDKSHETCTLNAEGEIIERTTLLNNQPELIRFSKANRGATLIMEAGCHSPWISRLFNQRGHKVVVANPRKVRAIYQTDNKNDERDALLLARIGRFDRNLLYGIEHKSEAHQRALKILEARDALVTARVKLVNHVRGSLLCINYRLARPLCDSTRCRPVSWTRARA; encoded by the coding sequence ATGAATACAGCAAAAAACACCCACACCATCGGCATCGACCTCGGCGACAAAAGCCACGAAACTTGTACTCTGAACGCAGAGGGCGAGATTATCGAACGAACAACACTGCTCAACAACCAACCCGAGCTGATCCGTTTCAGCAAAGCAAACCGAGGCGCCACTCTCATCATGGAGGCCGGTTGTCATTCACCATGGATTAGCCGTCTGTTCAACCAGCGCGGCCACAAGGTAGTCGTCGCCAATCCACGCAAGGTCCGGGCGATCTACCAGACCGACAACAAAAACGATGAGCGTGACGCGCTGCTGCTGGCTCGTATCGGACGTTTTGACCGCAACCTACTCTACGGCATCGAACACAAGAGCGAGGCGCACCAAAGAGCGCTGAAGATCCTTGAAGCACGCGATGCCCTGGTGACCGCACGCGTCAAACTGGTCAACCATGTGCGCGGCTCTCTCCTTTGTATTAATTATCGGCTCGCCAGACCGCTTTGCGACAGCACGAGATGTCGGCCCGTTTCTTGGACTCGTGCCCGGGCGTGA
- the brnA gene encoding type II toxin-antitoxin system BrnA family antitoxin — protein MKAKDLDKIFDDAEVDINDHLDLSKAFRPGQEQKRVNVDFPVWMIERLDREANRIGVPRQSLIKVWIGEHLDAPKSKRKLKANKAG, from the coding sequence ATGAAAGCTAAGGATTTAGATAAAATTTTTGATGATGCCGAAGTCGACATCAACGATCACTTGGATTTATCGAAGGCATTCCGCCCGGGGCAGGAGCAAAAGCGAGTGAACGTAGATTTTCCAGTCTGGATGATCGAACGTTTAGACCGTGAAGCAAATCGTATTGGCGTGCCTCGACAGTCCCTAATAAAAGTCTGGATCGGTGAACACCTAGACGCACCTAAGTCCAAAAGAAAACTGAAGGCCAACAAGGCAGGATAG
- a CDS encoding IS110 family transposase, with product MNTAKNTHTIGIDLGDKSHETCTLNAEGEIIERTTLLNNQPELIRFSKANRGATLIMEAGCHSPWISRLFNQRGHKVVVANPRKVRAIYQTDNKNDERDALLLARIGRFDRNLLYGIEHKSEAHQRALKIIEARDALVSARVKLVNHVRGSLKSLGIFLPSGCSTEAFARKATEHLEAADYALVAPVIESIGHLSELIKAEDKHIDTMIAEDYPVAQKLLTIPGVGPITALSFVLIIGSPDRFATARDVGPFLGLVPGRDQSGDVDKPMRITKAGNRMMRRLLVSFKPNHGDTMKA from the coding sequence ATGAATACAGCAAAAAACACCCATACCATCGGCATCGACCTAGGCGACAAGAGCCACGAAACTTGCACTCTAAACGCAGAGGGCGAGATTATCGAACGAACAACACTGCTCAACAACCAGCCCGAGCTGATCCGTTTCAGCAAAGCCAACCGAGGCGCCACTCTCATCATGGAAGCCGGTTGCCATTCACCATGGATTAGCCGTCTGTTTAACCAGCGCGGCCACAAGGTAGTCGTCGCCAATCCACGCAAGGTCCGTGCGATCTACCAGACCGACAACAAAAACGATGAGCGTGACGCGCTGCTGCTGGCTCGTATCGGACGTTTTGACCGCAACCTACTCTACGGCATCGAACACAAGAGCGAAGCGCACCAAAGAGCGCTGAAGATCATTGAAGCACGCGATGCCCTGGTGAGCGCACGCGTCAAACTGGTCAACCATGTGCGCGGCTCTCTCAAAAGCCTAGGCATCTTCCTTCCATCCGGGTGCAGCACGGAGGCCTTTGCCCGTAAGGCCACGGAGCATCTTGAAGCCGCGGATTACGCACTCGTTGCACCGGTCATCGAAAGCATCGGCCATCTGAGTGAACTCATTAAAGCCGAAGACAAACACATCGATACTATGATCGCCGAGGACTACCCTGTGGCTCAGAAGCTATTGACGATCCCCGGAGTCGGCCCAATCACAGCGCTATCCTTTGTCTTAATTATCGGCTCGCCAGACCGCTTTGCGACAGCGCGAGATGTCGGCCCGTTTCTTGGACTCGTGCCTGGGCGTGATCAATCCGGCGACGTCGATAAGCCCATGCGCATCACCAAAGCCGGCAACCGCATGATGCGACGCTTACTCGTCAGCTTCAAGCCAAACCATGGCGATACAATGAAAGCGTGA
- a CDS encoding BrnT family toxin, which produces MLNRKLWVAFYTPRGDKTRIISVRRARTNERKLYES; this is translated from the coding sequence ATGTTAAATAGAAAGCTCTGGGTCGCCTTCTACACTCCCAGAGGAGACAAAACACGGATCATCTCAGTGAGAAGAGCCCGAACGAACGAAAGGAAACTATATGAAAGCTAA